Proteins co-encoded in one Zonotrichia albicollis isolate bZonAlb1 chromosome 30, bZonAlb1.hap1, whole genome shotgun sequence genomic window:
- the LOC141725579 gene encoding claw keratin-like isoform X2 translates to MSCSSLCVPTCGVATPAPLADTCNEPCVRQCPDSTVVIQPPASVITFPGPILSSFPQQSAVGSAGAPYVGAGSGGAFGSRGGYGGYGALGGYGGYGGRGGYGGWGCGGYGGWGYGGLGNCGYGGWSSGHRYLNGNCGPC, encoded by the exons atgtcctgctccagcctgtgcGTCCCCACCTGTGGGGTGGCCACCCCGGCCCCTCTGGCTGACACCTGCAATGAGCCCTGCGTGCGGCAGTGCCCCGACTCCACGGTGGTCATCCAGCCCCCGGCCTCAGTGATCACCTTCCCCgggcccatcctcagctccttccctcagcAGAGCGCCGTGGGCTCGGCCGGAGCTCCCTACGTGGGAGCCGGCTCCGGGGGCGCCTTTGGGAGCCGTGGGGGCTATGGAGGCTACGGGGCCCTTGGTGGCTATGGAGGTTATGGAG GCCGTGGAGGCTACGGCGGTTGGGGATGCGGAGGCTACGGAGGCTGGGGCTATGGAGGCCTTGGCAACTGCGGCTACGGCGGCTGGAGCAGCGGCCACCGCTACCTCAATGGCAACTGCGGGCCCTGCTAA
- the LOC141725579 gene encoding uncharacterized protein LOC141725579 isoform X1 translates to MSCSSLCVPTCGVATPAPLADTCNEPCVRQCPDSTVVIQPPASVITFPGPILSSFPQQSAVGSAGAPYVGAGSGGAFGSRGGYGGYGALGGYGGYGGWGYGSRGLYGGWGYGGRGGYGGWGCGGYGGWGYGGLGNCGYGGWSSGHRYLNGNCGPC, encoded by the coding sequence atgtcctgctccagcctgtgcGTCCCCACCTGTGGGGTGGCCACCCCGGCCCCTCTGGCTGACACCTGCAATGAGCCCTGCGTGCGGCAGTGCCCCGACTCCACGGTGGTCATCCAGCCCCCGGCCTCAGTGATCACCTTCCCCgggcccatcctcagctccttccctcagcAGAGCGCCGTGGGCTCGGCCGGAGCTCCCTACGTGGGAGCCGGCTCCGGGGGCGCCTTTGGGAGCCGTGGGGGCTATGGAGGCTACGGGGCCCTTGGTGGCTATGGAGGTTATGGAGGCTGGGGCTATGGAAGCCGTGGTCTCTATGGGGGTTGGGGCTATGGAGGCCGTGGAGGCTACGGCGGTTGGGGATGCGGAGGCTACGGAGGCTGGGGCTATGGAGGCCTTGGCAACTGCGGCTACGGCGGCTGGAGCAGCGGCCACCGCTACCTCAATGGCAACTGCGGGCCCTGCTAA